A window of the Egibacter rhizosphaerae genome harbors these coding sequences:
- a CDS encoding lytic transglycosylase domain-containing protein — protein MPRMRPRPPSTLPVIALAFAFAATAEYTVEPGDTLSGIAAEHGVSPAELAEANDLADHDLVLAGTTLRIPEARPGGSGASAPGGDGVPMSAPPAIGDLIERTAHEHGWSPAFVKAVAWQESGWQQQRVSSAGAVGIMQVMPGTGTFVSTRLAGEDLDLADSADNVRAGVLFLDHVHDLTGGDVELTLAGYYQGLASVERYGKFDDTRAYIDNVLALRERFR, from the coding sequence ATGCCGCGCATGCGACCTCGCCCGCCGTCCACGCTTCCGGTCATCGCGCTCGCCTTCGCGTTCGCGGCCACCGCCGAGTACACGGTGGAACCGGGCGACACGCTCTCGGGCATCGCCGCCGAGCACGGCGTCTCGCCCGCAGAACTGGCCGAGGCCAACGACCTCGCCGACCACGACCTCGTCCTGGCCGGCACGACCCTGCGCATCCCGGAGGCCCGTCCCGGCGGCTCGGGAGCGTCCGCACCGGGCGGCGACGGCGTCCCGATGTCCGCCCCGCCCGCGATCGGCGACCTGATCGAGCGCACCGCGCACGAGCACGGCTGGAGCCCGGCCTTCGTCAAGGCGGTGGCCTGGCAGGAGTCCGGGTGGCAGCAGCAGCGGGTGAGCAGCGCCGGTGCCGTCGGGATCATGCAGGTCATGCCGGGAACGGGGACGTTCGTGTCCACGCGGCTCGCGGGAGAGGACCTCGATCTGGCTGACTCCGCCGACAACGTCCGCGCCGGCGTGCTGTTCCTCGACCACGTCCACGACCTGACCGGCGGGGACGTGGAGCTCACCCTGGCCGGCTACTACCAGGGCCTCGCGTCGGTCGAGCGGTACGGCAAGTTCGACGACACCCGCGCCTACATCGACAACGTCCTGGCGCTGCGCGAGCGATTCCGCTGA
- a CDS encoding PQQ-dependent sugar dehydrogenase, which yields MSAHPLGSTRILAAAAAAVGALALVGLVLATGSAGAAEHDGADPTVPRVAGADRFETAAEVAGDGWETAATAVVATGRDFPDALTAGALAASRDAPLLLTESDELPGATADALDDLEVEEVLLVGGPAAVDEAVAGELEGLVDDVDRLSGRDRYETAAEVAAAAAEGTDVEEALVVSGEDFADALAAGALLDGQRPVLLALPGALPQSTADALDELAPDRATLLGGEAALDAAVAEDVAALVDETDRLAGDDRYGTSIAAVTRALDEGADTEALAASGATFADGLSAGPLAARLDAPLVLVPAERLTDALDAALRDDVDLEAARIVGGEAAVSAFVAEELAAAFAGDPRPSPPEDPVEITETDIATGLDAPWDVVFRENGDVLVTERDSGRVLELDAEGGTQEVHRFDVNNAGEGGLLGLAERPGTGDLYAYYSRANENRVTRLSDPGEAEEVVFDGIPHGSIHNGGRIAFGPDGYLWVATGDAGDGQRSQDPRDPAGAILRLEPDGSVPSDNPTWDGGEPSPVYATGIRNSQGLDWDAEGRLWASEFGPDVDDEVNVITAGGNYGWPDETGVTGDPELEDPVFVRQPPVASWSGLEVLVDGAIPQWEGDVLVAALRGERLWRLEVDGDEVTASEELLTSERGRLREVVTAPDGSLWVLTNNTDGRGDPRAGDDRIIRLGAEPEATTRALNDDERDAMNGTSWEQGCPVDPPDLAIVETPHWDFAHQLRTGELVVADDIAGEVADIMSDLAAARFPIERMEPIAAYGGDDDASMEANNSSAFNCRPITGSNTWSEHSFGTAIDLNPVQNPYRRDGEVLPPAGEAYLDRGNERPGMIVEGDAVVEAFDARGWEWGGRWRSLDDWMHFERP from the coding sequence ATGTCCGCCCATCCGCTCGGCTCGACCCGGATACTCGCGGCCGCGGCCGCGGCGGTCGGCGCGCTGGCGCTCGTGGGGCTGGTGCTGGCCACCGGCTCGGCCGGGGCCGCGGAACACGACGGAGCGGACCCGACCGTCCCGCGGGTGGCGGGCGCCGATCGCTTCGAGACGGCCGCCGAGGTCGCCGGCGACGGCTGGGAGACCGCGGCCACGGCGGTGGTGGCCACGGGCCGCGACTTCCCCGACGCGCTCACCGCCGGGGCACTCGCCGCGAGCCGCGACGCCCCGCTCCTGCTCACCGAATCGGACGAGCTGCCCGGCGCCACCGCCGACGCGCTCGACGATCTCGAGGTCGAGGAGGTCCTTCTGGTGGGCGGTCCCGCCGCCGTCGACGAGGCGGTCGCCGGCGAGCTCGAGGGCCTCGTCGACGACGTCGATCGGCTGAGCGGACGAGACCGCTACGAGACCGCCGCCGAGGTCGCCGCAGCCGCCGCCGAGGGGACCGACGTGGAGGAGGCCCTCGTCGTGTCCGGCGAGGACTTCGCGGACGCGCTGGCCGCCGGCGCGCTTCTCGACGGGCAGCGGCCGGTCCTGCTCGCGCTCCCCGGCGCGCTCCCGCAGAGCACCGCCGACGCGCTCGACGAGCTCGCGCCGGACCGGGCGACCCTGCTCGGAGGCGAGGCCGCGCTCGACGCCGCGGTGGCCGAGGACGTGGCGGCGCTGGTGGACGAGACGGACCGCCTGGCGGGCGACGACCGCTACGGGACGAGCATCGCGGCGGTGACGCGGGCGCTCGACGAGGGCGCCGATACCGAGGCCCTCGCCGCCAGCGGGGCGACGTTCGCCGACGGCTTGTCCGCCGGGCCGCTCGCGGCTCGGCTGGACGCGCCGCTCGTCCTCGTCCCTGCCGAGCGGCTGACGGATGCGCTCGACGCGGCGCTGCGCGACGACGTCGATCTCGAGGCCGCGCGCATCGTCGGTGGGGAGGCCGCGGTGAGCGCCTTCGTCGCCGAGGAGCTCGCCGCAGCGTTCGCCGGGGACCCGCGGCCGTCGCCGCCCGAGGACCCGGTCGAGATCACCGAGACCGACATCGCCACCGGCCTCGACGCCCCGTGGGACGTGGTCTTCCGCGAGAACGGCGACGTGCTGGTGACCGAGCGCGACAGCGGCCGGGTCCTCGAGCTCGACGCCGAGGGCGGGACGCAGGAGGTGCACCGGTTCGACGTGAACAACGCCGGGGAGGGGGGGCTGCTCGGCCTCGCCGAGCGGCCCGGGACCGGGGATCTCTACGCCTACTACTCGCGGGCGAACGAGAACCGCGTCACCCGCCTGTCCGACCCCGGGGAGGCCGAGGAGGTCGTCTTCGACGGCATCCCCCACGGGAGCATCCACAACGGCGGGCGGATCGCGTTCGGTCCCGACGGCTACCTGTGGGTCGCCACCGGGGACGCCGGCGACGGCCAGCGCAGCCAGGATCCCCGGGATCCCGCGGGGGCGATCCTGCGGCTCGAACCGGACGGGAGCGTGCCGTCTGACAACCCCACGTGGGATGGCGGCGAGCCCAGCCCGGTCTACGCCACCGGGATCCGCAACAGCCAGGGCCTCGACTGGGACGCCGAGGGTCGCCTGTGGGCCTCGGAGTTCGGTCCCGATGTCGACGACGAGGTGAACGTCATCACCGCCGGCGGCAACTACGGCTGGCCGGACGAGACCGGCGTCACCGGCGACCCCGAGCTCGAGGACCCGGTGTTCGTGCGCCAGCCCCCGGTCGCGTCGTGGTCGGGGCTGGAGGTGCTGGTCGACGGGGCGATCCCGCAGTGGGAGGGCGACGTGCTCGTGGCGGCACTGCGCGGCGAGCGGCTGTGGCGCCTCGAGGTCGACGGCGACGAGGTCACCGCCAGCGAGGAGCTGCTGACGAGCGAGCGCGGCCGGCTGCGCGAGGTCGTGACCGCGCCCGACGGGAGCCTGTGGGTCCTGACGAACAACACCGACGGGCGCGGCGACCCGCGGGCGGGCGACGACCGGATCATCCGCCTCGGCGCGGAGCCCGAGGCCACGACCCGTGCACTGAACGACGACGAGCGCGACGCGATGAACGGCACGAGCTGGGAGCAGGGCTGTCCGGTCGATCCGCCCGATCTCGCGATCGTCGAGACCCCCCACTGGGACTTCGCGCACCAGTTGCGGACGGGCGAGCTCGTCGTCGCTGACGACATCGCGGGGGAGGTCGCCGACATCATGAGCGACCTCGCCGCCGCGCGCTTCCCGATCGAGCGGATGGAACCGATCGCCGCCTACGGCGGCGACGACGACGCCTCGATGGAGGCGAACAATTCGTCGGCCTTCAACTGCCGTCCGATCACCGGCAGCAACACGTGGTCGGAGCACAGCTTCGGCACGGCGATCGACCTCAATCCCGTGCAGAACCCGTATCGGCGTGACGGCGAGGTGCTCCCGCCCGCCGGTGAGGCGTATCTGGACCGCGGCAACGAGCGGCCGGGGATGATCGTGGAGGGCGACGCGGTCGTGGAGGCGTTCGATGCCCGCGGCTGGGAGTGGGG
- a CDS encoding 5'-3' exonuclease, which produces MDALTLFDAELNPRAAGSAVGVDTAAAPPRPAAAPWSTTAAQAAAGPRVLAVDGDSVAHRAYHAYANGRGGRYGFLALLAAICDEAGADGLIVGFDCRERSHRRDLEPSYKAQRGDKPDDLVELLDRLPHDLTRLGLCAVVAPGWEADDVVASAAASAEARGWGCAVATSDRDAYALATERTTVLRLRNAAERTEHLTPQRLRRKLGIEPARYVQYAALRGDTSDNLPGVPGIGPRRAAALLEAFDDVEAAGADPIGCRSVLGREAGQALLDDLARGPDSVHRRNVALMNVRRDLDVDLDAAFRRPAPQTVAATLDGWGLGPLAGRLAAAVGARPDAVPLPETPLDG; this is translated from the coding sequence GTGGATGCGCTCACGCTCTTCGACGCCGAGCTGAACCCGAGGGCGGCCGGGTCGGCGGTGGGCGTCGACACCGCCGCGGCGCCCCCCCGCCCCGCTGCCGCCCCCTGGTCGACGACCGCGGCTCAAGCGGCCGCGGGTCCACGCGTGCTGGCGGTCGACGGCGACTCGGTCGCCCACCGCGCCTACCACGCCTACGCGAACGGACGAGGCGGACGCTACGGGTTCCTCGCACTGCTCGCGGCGATCTGCGACGAGGCCGGCGCGGACGGGCTGATCGTCGGATTCGACTGCCGGGAGCGATCCCACCGCAGGGACCTCGAGCCCTCCTACAAGGCACAGCGCGGCGACAAGCCCGACGACCTCGTCGAGCTGCTGGACCGGCTGCCGCACGACCTGACGCGGCTCGGCCTCTGCGCGGTGGTCGCGCCGGGGTGGGAGGCCGACGACGTCGTGGCCTCCGCCGCCGCGTCGGCCGAGGCCCGCGGCTGGGGCTGCGCGGTGGCGACGAGCGACCGTGACGCCTACGCCCTCGCCACGGAGCGCACCACCGTGCTGCGCCTGCGCAACGCGGCCGAGCGGACCGAGCACCTCACGCCGCAGCGGCTGCGGCGCAAGCTCGGGATCGAGCCGGCGCGCTACGTGCAGTACGCCGCGCTGCGGGGCGACACGAGCGACAACCTGCCGGGGGTCCCCGGCATCGGGCCGCGGCGGGCCGCCGCGCTGTTGGAGGCGTTCGACGACGTGGAAGCGGCCGGTGCCGACCCGATCGGCTGTCGCAGCGTGCTCGGGCGCGAGGCGGGTCAGGCGCTGCTCGACGACCTCGCGCGGGGACCGGACTCCGTTCACCGACGCAACGTGGCGCTCATGAACGTGCGCCGTGATCTCGATGTGGACCTCGACGCCGCTTTCCGACGCCCCGCCCCCCAAACGGTCGCGGCCACCCTGGACGGGTGGGGCCTCGGGCCGCTGGCGGGCCGCCTCGCCGCGGCGGTCGGGGCCCGGCCCGACGCGGTGCCGCTGCCGGAGACGCCCCTCGACGGCTGA
- a CDS encoding SDR family NAD(P)-dependent oxidoreductase codes for MELDGKIAVVTGASSGLGEAVTLRLAEEGMTVYAVARRAERLDGLATARPPHAPGRIVPHPADVTSDDDVRRLAARVRDERGACHVLVNSAGAVFGGRFRSDEDRADVEALMDLNFGGTVRCMGMFARLLADSAPSRVVNVASVAGKLAAGPPGYPASKFATVGFTEAVGPHWARRGVEVSQLNPGFVRTEGFPQVGLVGSWIGRRLVIEPADVAEAVVDVARRGTPERTVPRWYRLFVVARHVAAPAIRFVRRRVG; via the coding sequence GTGGAACTGGACGGCAAGATCGCGGTGGTGACCGGCGCCTCGAGCGGACTGGGGGAGGCCGTCACCCTGCGGCTGGCCGAGGAGGGCATGACCGTGTACGCGGTGGCACGTCGGGCCGAGCGGCTCGACGGCCTCGCCACCGCGCGCCCGCCCCACGCTCCCGGCCGGATCGTGCCGCATCCCGCGGATGTCACCAGCGACGACGACGTCCGTCGCCTCGCGGCGCGCGTCCGCGACGAACGCGGTGCGTGCCACGTGCTCGTCAACAGCGCGGGCGCGGTGTTCGGCGGACGGTTCCGCTCGGACGAGGACCGCGCCGACGTGGAGGCGCTGATGGACCTCAACTTCGGCGGCACGGTGCGCTGCATGGGAATGTTCGCCCGTTTGCTCGCCGACAGCGCTCCCAGCCGGGTCGTCAACGTCGCGAGCGTCGCCGGGAAGCTCGCCGCGGGCCCGCCGGGGTACCCGGCCAGCAAGTTCGCGACGGTGGGGTTCACCGAAGCGGTCGGCCCGCACTGGGCACGGCGCGGGGTCGAGGTCAGCCAGCTCAACCCGGGCTTCGTGCGCACCGAGGGCTTTCCGCAAGTGGGGCTCGTCGGATCCTGGATCGGGCGCCGCCTGGTGATCGAGCCCGCCGACGTCGCCGAGGCCGTCGTCGACGTCGCCCGCCGGGGCACCCCTGAGCGCACCGTGCCGCGTTGGTACCGGCTGTTCGTCGTGGCCCGCCACGTCGCGGCGCCCGCCATCCGGTTCGTGAGGCGGCGCGTCGGCTGA
- the pepN gene encoding aminopeptidase N has translation MHANLTREEARARAELVSDVAYVVELDLREGDDPAVPTFRTRTTVSFHARRPEAATFLDLDASELLAASLNGEPVPSDAYDGTRLHLDGLEERNVVEVTARAAYERSGVGLHRFFDPTDGAAYLHTQFEPFDANRVYACFDQPDLKAPFRLVVTAPPAWTVIGNQPPDGEPVPVDPVTPEAGRTWRFGATPPISTYLTAVCAGPFHAVHDTWRPSPEAREFGAQPVTLGLYARESLAPHLDTDALFDVTRRGLEWFTTAFRHPYPFADYEQLFVPEFNWGAMENPGCITFSEQFVFRSRVTDASRQARASTILHEMAHMWFGDLVTMRWWDDLWLNESFATYAGTRALAEATEFTDAWASFSVGTKAWAITQDQLPSTHPIAADIPDAESVRTHFDGITYAKGASVLVQLAAWVGDKAFFDGLAAYFSRHAWDNAELGDFLAALEEGSGRDLAAWSRTWLETSGIATLRPTVESDADGRYTHVQVHQEVPDAHPTRRPHRLALGCYDDDGQWITRRERIELDVDGAITDVPDLVGAARPDLLVPNDGDLTFAKLRLDETSLATLERGLPRIAEPLARAVCWGALWDLTRDAELPASRFVGLAADHAPSEGTIPLLQVVTRRVEHAIAAFVEPSRREDARQRMWAAAQAALGDAAPGSDAQLQWARVAAAVAADTEHREWVRGLLGGNVVIEGLEVDVDLRWYLLVALAAHGDVDEDRIDEEARRDPTDMGARRAAAARAARPDPTAKAHAWEQLTISDEPSLALRRAIAEGFWQPGQEALLAPFVTEYPETVAHAWRDRNVEEAITITTAAYPRTVVGTEAVETADAALARGDLPAPARRTVAEERDHTLRALRAREADATG, from the coding sequence GTGCATGCCAACCTGACCCGTGAGGAGGCCCGCGCCCGCGCAGAGCTCGTCAGCGACGTCGCGTACGTGGTCGAACTCGACCTGCGTGAGGGCGACGATCCCGCCGTTCCCACGTTCCGGACCCGCACGACCGTGTCGTTCCACGCGCGGCGGCCCGAAGCGGCGACCTTCCTCGACCTCGACGCCAGCGAGCTGCTCGCCGCGTCCCTGAACGGCGAGCCCGTGCCCTCCGACGCGTACGACGGGACGCGCCTGCACCTCGACGGGCTCGAGGAGCGCAACGTCGTGGAGGTCACCGCCCGCGCGGCGTACGAGCGCTCGGGGGTCGGCCTCCACCGCTTCTTCGATCCCACCGACGGCGCCGCCTACCTGCACACCCAGTTCGAGCCGTTCGACGCCAACCGCGTCTACGCGTGCTTCGACCAGCCCGACCTGAAGGCGCCGTTCCGCCTCGTCGTGACCGCGCCCCCCGCGTGGACGGTGATCGGCAACCAGCCCCCCGACGGCGAGCCGGTGCCCGTCGACCCCGTGACGCCGGAGGCCGGGCGCACCTGGCGCTTCGGTGCGACGCCGCCGATCTCGACCTATCTCACCGCGGTGTGCGCGGGCCCGTTCCACGCGGTGCACGACACGTGGCGGCCCTCCCCCGAGGCCCGCGAGTTCGGCGCCCAGCCGGTGACCCTGGGGCTCTACGCGCGCGAGTCGTTGGCCCCGCACCTGGACACGGACGCGCTGTTCGACGTCACCCGACGTGGCCTCGAGTGGTTCACGACCGCGTTCCGCCACCCCTATCCGTTCGCGGACTACGAGCAGCTGTTCGTGCCCGAGTTCAACTGGGGCGCGATGGAGAACCCCGGCTGCATCACCTTCAGCGAACAGTTCGTCTTCCGGTCGCGCGTGACCGATGCCTCCCGTCAAGCGCGTGCCTCGACGATCCTGCACGAGATGGCGCACATGTGGTTCGGCGACCTCGTGACGATGCGCTGGTGGGACGACCTGTGGCTCAACGAGTCGTTCGCGACCTACGCCGGCACTCGGGCGCTGGCCGAGGCGACGGAGTTCACCGACGCATGGGCCAGCTTCTCGGTCGGCACCAAGGCCTGGGCGATCACCCAGGACCAGCTGCCGTCCACCCACCCGATCGCGGCCGACATCCCCGACGCGGAGTCGGTCCGGACCCACTTCGACGGGATCACCTACGCGAAGGGCGCGTCGGTGCTCGTGCAGCTCGCCGCCTGGGTCGGCGACAAAGCCTTCTTCGACGGGCTCGCCGCCTACTTCTCGCGGCACGCGTGGGACAACGCCGAGCTGGGCGACTTCCTGGCCGCGCTCGAGGAGGGCTCGGGTCGCGACCTCGCGGCCTGGTCGCGCACGTGGCTGGAGACCAGCGGCATCGCGACGCTGCGCCCGACGGTCGAGTCGGACGCGGATGGCCGCTACACGCACGTACAGGTGCACCAGGAGGTCCCCGACGCGCACCCGACGCGGCGGCCACATCGCCTCGCCCTCGGCTGCTACGACGACGACGGGCAGTGGATCACCCGCCGGGAACGCATCGAGCTCGACGTCGACGGCGCGATCACCGACGTCCCCGACCTGGTCGGCGCTGCCCGACCGGACCTGCTCGTGCCGAACGACGGTGACCTCACGTTCGCGAAGCTGCGCCTCGACGAGACCTCGCTGGCGACGCTCGAGCGCGGGCTGCCGCGGATCGCCGAGCCACTGGCCAGGGCCGTCTGCTGGGGTGCCCTGTGGGATCTGACCCGCGACGCGGAACTGCCCGCCAGCCGGTTCGTCGGTCTCGCCGCCGACCATGCCCCCTCCGAGGGGACCATCCCGCTGCTGCAGGTCGTGACGCGCCGCGTCGAGCACGCCATCGCGGCGTTCGTCGAGCCGTCGCGGCGCGAGGACGCGCGCCAGCGGATGTGGGCGGCCGCGCAGGCGGCGCTCGGCGACGCAGCCCCGGGCTCGGACGCACAGTTGCAGTGGGCCCGGGTCGCCGCGGCCGTCGCGGCCGACACCGAGCACCGCGAATGGGTGCGCGGCCTGTTGGGGGGCAACGTCGTGATCGAGGGCCTCGAGGTCGACGTCGACCTGCGCTGGTACCTGCTCGTCGCGCTCGCCGCGCACGGGGATGTCGACGAGGACCGCATCGACGAGGAGGCACGCCGGGATCCCACCGACATGGGTGCCCGTCGGGCCGCGGCCGCACGGGCGGCCCGCCCGGACCCGACGGCCAAGGCCCACGCGTGGGAGCAGCTGACCATCTCCGACGAGCCGTCGCTGGCGCTGCGGCGCGCGATCGCCGAGGGGTTCTGGCAACCTGGCCAGGAAGCGCTCCTCGCGCCGTTCGTCACCGAGTACCCCGAGACCGTGGCGCACGCATGGCGCGACCGGAACGTCGAGGAGGCGATCACCATCACGACCGCCGCGTACCCGCGCACGGTGGTCGGCACGGAGGCCGTGGAGACCGCGGACGCCGCCCTGGCGCGCGGCGACCTGCCGGCTCCCGCGCGCAGGACGGTCGCCGAGGAGCGGGACCACACGCTGCGGGCACTTCGGGCTCGCGAGGCCGACGCCACGGGCTGA
- the pgmB gene encoding beta-phosphoglucomutase, producing MRPRTGARADEATRLDAVIFDLDGVLTDTAEFHERGWARLADEQGWHFDSALADELRGVSRMDSLERILAENGVTADVEQKREWADRKNRYYVDALDELSPADLLPGALELVLACKDEGLAVAIGSSSRNAPMVLDRLGITDQFAAVSDGNAVERAKPAPDLFLHAADQLGVAAERCVVVEDAASGVDAALAAGMVTVGVGPAERLGHAHHRFDTVAEIDLDRILDPEGAGS from the coding sequence GTGCGGCCGAGAACAGGAGCGCGCGCGGACGAGGCCACCCGCCTCGACGCGGTGATCTTCGACCTCGACGGGGTCCTCACCGACACCGCCGAGTTCCACGAGCGCGGCTGGGCGCGGCTCGCCGACGAGCAGGGCTGGCACTTCGACTCCGCCCTGGCCGACGAGCTGCGCGGGGTCTCGCGGATGGACTCGCTGGAGCGGATCCTCGCGGAGAACGGCGTCACCGCGGACGTCGAGCAGAAGCGCGAGTGGGCCGACCGCAAGAACCGCTACTACGTGGACGCGCTGGACGAGCTCTCCCCCGCCGACCTGCTGCCCGGCGCCCTCGAGCTGGTGCTCGCGTGCAAGGACGAGGGCCTCGCGGTCGCGATCGGTTCGTCGTCGCGCAACGCACCGATGGTCCTCGACCGGCTCGGGATCACCGACCAGTTCGCCGCGGTCAGCGACGGCAACGCCGTCGAACGCGCCAAGCCCGCGCCGGACCTGTTCCTCCACGCGGCGGACCAGCTCGGGGTCGCGGCCGAACGTTGCGTCGTGGTGGAGGACGCGGCCAGCGGGGTGGACGCCGCCCTCGCGGCCGGCATGGTGACGGTCGGCGTCGGCCCGGCCGAACGGCTCGGCCACGCGCACCACCGGTTCGACACCGTCGCCGAGATCGACCTCGACCGTATCCTCGATCCCGAGGGTGCCGGGTCCTGA
- a CDS encoding acetamidase/formamidase family protein — MRPAHTLHAAQSHAGWDRDLAPELEVAPGTTIALETHDASGGQLAPGNDAEALTTLDFGRVNPTTGPVRIDGAQPGDALAVRIEALEPTGWGWTANIPGFGLLADDFPEPALRHWDLTGGSSAAFGDAARVPLRPFPGTLGVAPAEPGPHSVIPPRRVGGNMDTRDLVAGTTVWLPVEVEGALFSLGDTHAAQGDGEVCGTAIESPMTVTVTLDVVRGDAPHAPVFETTRSQRDGEDRDGVLATTGVGPDLFEGAKEAVRAMIELLGRRHGLEPVDAYLLCSVVADLRISEIVDQPNYVVTCAFPRAVLT; from the coding sequence GTGAGACCCGCGCACACGCTGCACGCCGCACAGAGCCATGCGGGCTGGGATCGCGACCTCGCCCCCGAGCTCGAGGTCGCCCCGGGAACGACGATCGCGCTGGAGACCCACGACGCCTCGGGCGGGCAGCTGGCGCCCGGCAATGACGCCGAGGCGCTCACCACGCTGGACTTCGGGCGTGTGAACCCGACGACCGGGCCGGTGCGCATCGATGGTGCGCAGCCGGGCGACGCCCTGGCCGTGCGCATCGAGGCGCTCGAGCCCACCGGCTGGGGCTGGACCGCGAACATCCCCGGCTTCGGGTTGCTGGCCGACGACTTCCCGGAGCCGGCGCTGCGCCATTGGGACCTCACCGGCGGTTCCTCCGCGGCCTTCGGGGACGCGGCGCGGGTGCCGCTGCGTCCGTTCCCCGGCACGCTCGGCGTCGCACCCGCCGAGCCCGGCCCGCACAGCGTCATCCCACCGCGGCGGGTCGGGGGGAACATGGACACCCGCGACCTCGTCGCCGGCACGACCGTGTGGCTGCCGGTGGAGGTCGAGGGCGCGCTGTTCAGCCTCGGCGACACGCACGCCGCCCAGGGCGACGGCGAGGTCTGCGGCACGGCGATCGAGTCGCCGATGACGGTGACGGTGACCCTCGACGTCGTGCGGGGCGACGCACCGCACGCACCGGTGTTCGAGACGACCCGCTCCCAGCGCGACGGCGAGGACCGCGACGGTGTGCTCGCCACCACCGGGGTGGGTCCCGACCTGTTCGAGGGGGCCAAGGAGGCGGTCCGAGCGATGATCGAGCTGCTTGGCCGACGTCACGGGCTGGAGCCGGTCGACGCCTACCTGCTCTGCTCGGTCGTCGCCGACCTACGGATCTCCGAGATCGTCGACCAGCCGAACTACGTCGTCACCTGCGCGTTCCCTCGCGCGGTGCTCACCTGA
- a CDS encoding CPBP family intramembrane glutamic endopeptidase translates to MWFAAGLTAFLALWNNVANLWQPFERWYMPVSLAVAAGIVLLSRSAGLGTPELGLTRARVPSGVAWGGGVALAAFLCLGAAVLVPAARPLLADARIAELGAAGVAFRALVRIPFGTALLEEVAFRGALLGAWARRIGWRRAQLVQSAVFGLWHVTPTWIALEANELAQAPAARVGAIGGAVVVSAIGGWLFGWLRGRSGSLLAPLLAHWGLNAAAVTAAAAAIALG, encoded by the coding sequence ATGTGGTTCGCCGCCGGGCTCACCGCGTTCCTCGCCCTCTGGAACAACGTCGCGAACCTCTGGCAGCCGTTCGAGCGCTGGTACATGCCGGTCTCGTTGGCAGTCGCTGCGGGGATCGTGCTGCTCAGCCGGTCCGCCGGGCTGGGGACGCCGGAGCTGGGCCTCACCAGGGCTCGTGTGCCCTCGGGTGTCGCCTGGGGCGGTGGTGTCGCGCTGGCTGCCTTCCTGTGCCTCGGCGCCGCGGTGCTGGTGCCCGCCGCGCGGCCGTTGCTCGCCGACGCCCGGATCGCGGAGCTGGGTGCTGCGGGGGTGGCGTTCCGCGCGCTCGTGCGGATCCCGTTCGGCACGGCCCTGTTGGAGGAGGTCGCGTTCCGCGGGGCGCTGCTCGGGGCCTGGGCGCGGCGGATCGGCTGGCGCCGCGCCCAGCTGGTGCAGAGCGCCGTGTTCGGTCTCTGGCACGTGACCCCGACGTGGATCGCACTCGAGGCCAACGAACTCGCCCAGGCGCCCGCGGCGCGAGTCGGCGCGATCGGCGGTGCGGTGGTGGTGTCCGCGATCGGTGGGTGGCTGTTCGGTTGGCTGCGGGGGCGCAGTGGCAGCCTGCTGGCGCCGCTGCTGGCCCATTGGGGCCTGAACGCGGCGGCGGTGACGGCCGCGGCGGCGGCGATCGCGCTCGGCTAG